GGATGCCGGAAACCTCGCTGGCGAGCGTGGAAGCTACGAGCTCGTCACATCCGTAGACGAGATTGCGCTCCCCGAGCGGGTCGAGACGCTACTGGCCGCACGCATCGATCGCATCGACGAACGCGAGAAGCGCGTGCTCCAGAGCGCCGCCGTGATCGGGACGGAGTTCTCGCGTGGAGTGCTGAACCGGATTTGCGAGCTCGATGCCGCGGAACTCGACGCCGCCCTGCGCGGCCTCAAGGGCGCCGAGTTCATACACGAACGACAGATCTATCCGGAGGTCGAGTACGGCTTCAAGCACCCGCTTACGCAGGACGTGGCCTACCACTCACAGCTGGGTGAAAATCGCCGAAAGACCCACGCTGCGGTTGCGGGTGCGATCGAAGAAACCGCGACCGTGCCCGTAGACGAGTCGGCCGCACTTCTGGCCCATCACTACGAGGAAGCCGGTGAAAACCTGCCGGCGGCGCGCTGGCATCGCGTGGCGGCGGAACGGGCGGGGATGATGCAGGTGGGTGAAGTCTATCGGCACTGGGGCCGAGTGCGCGAGCTGACCGATGAGCTTCCCGACAACGCCGAGGCTGAACAGCTCGGCACCCTTTCGCGCGTGCAGATGTTCCTTGTGGGTGCGCGCCTGGCTCGGCCCGAAGAGGAGATCGAAGCGCTCTTCCACGAGTGCAAGGCGATTGTGAAGCGCACTGGAAGCGATCTGGGCCACATTCAGATCCTGAGCAGCTATGGACTCTACCGGCTCTACGCAACCGGGAACGCTCTCGAAGCGCGCAAGGTTCTGCCCGAAGCCGTGGCTTTGGCCGACGGTCTGGGCGAAGTCAGCGAACGGCTCGCAGCGCGCTTCGTGGCCTGCACGCTGTACCTCGTATGTGACGTCGGCCGCGCAATCGAGACTGCCGACGAGGCCCTCGACCTGCAGCGTGCCGAACCGGCCGCGCCCAACGAGAGACTGTTAGGGGGCTTTCACCCGGAATCGGCCTTTGTCTTCATGCGAACGACTGCGCTCTTGCTGGCCGGAAGGCTGGCAGAAGCTCGCGCCGCGCAGACCCAGTTCAGGCGGTTGGCAGACAAACGACCGGAGACGAAGGGGTACGTCTTCACCACTGCGGCTTTCATTGCGCTACGTATGGGCGACCTGGCCGAGGCTGAGCGGCTGGGAGTGCAGTGCATCGAATTCGGCGAGGCCACCGGGAACTCGAGTCCGCTTGTGACCGGGCTCGGAACCCTGGGCGAGAGCCTGTTGCGGCAGGGTCGCGCCAGAGAGGCGCTTGCGCCGCTCGAACGAGCCCTTGCGATTCACCGCGAGCAGGGTGTATTTCGTCAGATTGAAAGCATCGCCGCCGCAGATCTTGCGGAGGCCTGGCTCGAACTCGGTGAACTCGAACGTGCGGACCAGGTCACTCGGGAAGCCCTGGCCTTCGCGCAGGCGAATGGGCTGAAGACCGGCGAGGCCAACCTGCAGGGACGCGTGGCGGCGAACGCCCTGGCGCGGAATGGCGCCGCCGGGGCAGCGGAGGCCGAGCGCGCCCTTTCGCGAGCGCATGAACTCATCGAAGAGAGTGGCTTTCATTCGGCCCGGCCCATGTTGCACGAGCGGCGTGCTGAACTCGCGGCCGCCAAGGGCGATACGGCGGAGCGCGACCGGCAGTTGCAGCTCGCCCTCGAAATGTATGAGGGTAGGGGTGCGACCGGCCACATCGAGCGGCTGAAGAACACCGACCTCCGCTAGAGAGTTCGGAGGTTGTCATCCGGTGGCCTTGCCAGGCTCCGACTCGTGTCGTATTACTTCGTATGTCATATATCGTATTACAAATCATCGGGCGTGTGCCAGCGCAGTAGAAGTCTGGAACATCCCGGAATCAAAGGAGAATTCGATGTCGAAGCGAGACGAGACCCTGACCGGATGGATCCGAGATGCAATTGACCGGGGCGCGAGCAATGTGGAGGAGATCCACAAAGCGATCGCGGATCTACCGCTCGACGTGCTCGAACGAAACGGCTTGCTCGCAGAAGCCGCGGCCGGGGCCCGCGAGATCCAGGATCGGACCATCGGAGCGGTGTACGACGTGATCCGTGAGGTCAACAAGCGGGTCAGCGAGTTGGTGCTGAATCTAGGGGTACCGAGGCGCGGCGAAGAGGTCTGACATGCGATTCGGGAGGCGGGCATGAGCGAGCGCAAGGATCGGCTGATCCAGACGCGAGTGCCGGAGAAGCTCGAGACCACACTCAAAGAAGAGGCGCAGCGTCGTCGCACCACGGTCTCGCATATCATCCGGAACATCCTCGAGGACACGTTCGATCTGGTCGACGGTGTGGTCGCCAACGTCGATCAGATCGTGAGCGACTCCGTCGAACTGGCTCAGCAGGTGGGCCGCGACGCGCGCCGCATCGGCGAAACCGCACGGCGTTCGCGAACTCTTTGTCGGGATCCGCTTCCTGCTCAACGGGAACAGCTTTCGCACGTGCAGGCCTGGAACGAAGTCGTACTCAATCAGGCGGTTCCCTGTTCGAAGTGTGGCGTGGAACTGGAACGCGGACTGCGCGCGTACATGGGTCTTTCCGATGACCCCGGACAGCCCCGTGCGTGGCTTTGCACCAAAGCGATCGAGGATCTGGGCAGCGAACCGGAAAGCTCTGACGAGAGTTCCGATGAGAGAGGTTCTGAAACTGACTAACATGGAAAACGAGACCGGGAATGTCGGGGAACAGGTACAGATCGAGCTTCCGTCGTGGCTCTCGCTGATCGACGCCACCGTCGACGCGATCGAGCGAACGGCCTGGGATCTGCGCGGTATTGCGACTTCTACGGCCGAGCAGGCGAGCGAGCTATGGGAAGACCTCGGCCGGGACTGGCAAAGGCTGGAAGGGGATGTGCGCGAGCTGGGCAGTGAACTCGCCAGCTGGCCGAGTCGGATCGAGCGCCTGGGCACGACCGGCTGGATGCTAGGCCGGATGGCTGCGAGCTATCGGCTGCATCCGACCCGCGCGGCCTTCCTTACCGAGCAGGCAGCGCGTGCCTCGCTCGAGAAGATTCACGCACGCAACGCCCGGCGTTTCGCCGCGACCAGCGCCCGGCAGGGCGGCGGTGTGTTGAAGGTAGGCCAGTTGCTCTCGACCCGGCCCGACCTGCTTCCCGGGTCGTGGATCGCAGAACTTTCGAAGTTACAGGACGCCGCTCCGGCTGTAGCCTTTCCGGCCGTTCGCCAGCGCGTCGAGGAAGATCTGGGCGCGCCGCTCGAAGACCTGTTTCGCGATTTCGAAGTCACACCCGTCGCGGCCGCGAGCATCGGCCAGGTTCACCGAGCGATCACGCACGACGGTGTCACCGTGGCTGTGAAGGTCATGCGACCCGACATCCATCGCTGGATAGAGCTCGATCTCGACTTGATGGAACTGTTTCTGGAATCGGTGAAGGCGATGTTCCCGCCGGCCGACTATCCGACCATCGTGGCCGAGTTGCGATCGATGCTTCGTCAGGAGCTGAACTACCGCGCCGAGGTCTCGATGATGGAGCGACTCGCGAATTTCTTTGAAGACCGCGACGACATCGCGGTTCCGCGTTCGCTCCCCGAACTCTGCGGGCGCAACGTGCTCGTGAGTCAGTTCATCGAGGGGCGCAAGATCACCGTGGTGCTCGACGAGCTGCTGGAGCAGCGCGATGCCGGAGATGCGACCGCAGGGGGCCGGCTCGATGGAATCCTGTCCTTGCTCCTGGAAGCCTATGTGCGCCAGATCCTGGTCGCGGGTGTCTTCCAGGCGGATCCCCATCCCGGAAACTTCCTGGTTACCGACGACGATCGACTGGTGCTGCTCGACTTCGGTTGCACGCGAACCCTGGAAGCGCCGGTGCGCGATGCCTATCTCGGCTTGCTGGGATCCTTCCTCGCGGGAGACAGCGCACGCGTGGCCGAAATACTGAATGAACTCGGCTTTGCCACACGAAGCGGCGCGCCGGAAACCCTCCACGCCTTCGCCGAGCTATTGCTGAGCGAATTCCGCGAAGCGATGAATCCGGAAGAGGGCTCGGCCGGCCTGGACCCACAGGCCGCGGTAGCGCGCGCCAGCGAAGCGATGGCCCGTTCGCACGAAGACCCCGTGATCCGCATACCCCCCGAGTTCGTGATGCTCGCCCG
The bacterium genome window above contains:
- a CDS encoding AAA family ATPase; protein product: MRCPFCDQESPDNARFCMNCAASFTSSCDECGTELPASARFCPQCAHPVSTPAPGASGPAVLPRDPRSYTPQHLAERILRSRSALEGERKQVTVLFADIRNSMELASQVGAEDWHAILDRFFQLLADGVHRFEGTINQYTGDGIMALFGAPIAHEDHVQRACYTALHLCESVAEFAQELRREHGLDFQMRIGLNSGDVVVGRIGDDLRMDYTAQGETVGLAQRMETLAETGRPYLTASTASLAEGWFELADLGEFKVKGVQTPMHVFALDGVGSVHTRLDLSRARGFSRFVGRADDLATLEAALEQTLEGHGQVVGLVADAGVGKSRICLEFTDRCRARGITVREAQGISHGKNIPLLPVLQLLRSVFGIDARDSDAEARQKIAGAVVLRDESLQADLPLLFDYLGVTDPKRPAPALEPGERQHRVQGLLQQLLHARGREEPGVFLIEDLHWIDEASERFLEQMIDAIPGTQSLVLVNFRPEYEVPWGGRSYYRQLPLLPLGPEAMRDLLVHLLGTNSSLGDLPQRIQQRAAGNPFFIEEMVQSLADAGNLAGERGSYELVTSVDEIALPERVETLLAARIDRIDEREKRVLQSAAVIGTEFSRGVLNRICELDAAELDAALRGLKGAEFIHERQIYPEVEYGFKHPLTQDVAYHSQLGENRRKTHAAVAGAIEETATVPVDESAALLAHHYEEAGENLPAARWHRVAAERAGMMQVGEVYRHWGRVRELTDELPDNAEAEQLGTLSRVQMFLVGARLARPEEEIEALFHECKAIVKRTGSDLGHIQILSSYGLYRLYATGNALEARKVLPEAVALADGLGEVSERLAARFVACTLYLVCDVGRAIETADEALDLQRAEPAAPNERLLGGFHPESAFVFMRTTALLLAGRLAEARAAQTQFRRLADKRPETKGYVFTTAAFIALRMGDLAEAERLGVQCIEFGEATGNSSPLVTGLGTLGESLLRQGRAREALAPLERALAIHREQGVFRQIESIAAADLAEAWLELGELERADQVTREALAFAQANGLKTGEANLQGRVAANALARNGAAGAAEAERALSRAHELIEESGFHSARPMLHERRAELAAAKGDTAERDRQLQLALEMYEGRGATGHIERLKNTDLR
- a CDS encoding AarF/ABC1/UbiB kinase family protein, encoding MREVLKLTNMENETGNVGEQVQIELPSWLSLIDATVDAIERTAWDLRGIATSTAEQASELWEDLGRDWQRLEGDVRELGSELASWPSRIERLGTTGWMLGRMAASYRLHPTRAAFLTEQAARASLEKIHARNARRFAATSARQGGGVLKVGQLLSTRPDLLPGSWIAELSKLQDAAPAVAFPAVRQRVEEDLGAPLEDLFRDFEVTPVAAASIGQVHRAITHDGVTVAVKVMRPDIHRWIELDLDLMELFLESVKAMFPPADYPTIVAELRSMLRQELNYRAEVSMMERLANFFEDRDDIAVPRSLPELCGRNVLVSQFIEGRKITVVLDELLEQRDAGDATAGGRLDGILSLLLEAYVRQILVAGVFQADPHPGNFLVTDDDRLVLLDFGCTRTLEAPVRDAYLGLLGSFLAGDSARVAEILNELGFATRSGAPETLHAFAELLLSEFREAMNPEEGSAGLDPQAAVARASEAMARSHEDPVIRIPPEFVMLARVLLSLSGLFQHYQPSIDYTRPITTVLFGRPA